One genomic segment of Elgaria multicarinata webbii isolate HBS135686 ecotype San Diego chromosome 21, rElgMul1.1.pri, whole genome shotgun sequence includes these proteins:
- the PBXIP1 gene encoding pre-B-cell leukemia transcription factor-interacting protein 1, translated as MADNSDSRESDNNSWVIAGSEALPVEDLGLEVSEEADLAKDGTQASVGESEFPAECPDPEEAKSKGPEVTLECSSEEIPSVAPGKTPEPTSSSQHAKELGGHVAEPGSTPAPQDTLLIHNAGSLREEANTTSSEESVAKELDVEGLRRRKGRDPHLVGPGASRDRSGDSEDGELLQRKWLFGFLALMGLGLLVALGVIFDTDEGPVDTLSTRLSPDNGEAHPGTDGRSGDLQCQAPFLAECSGCFQFRSFLAARSTFLEASRELTDWESNRFVGFVARQEQPALPSLESLDNAKRPHAKAALLLSEPHSDPQSLDAMGLLLDKLAKENQDIRLMQAELQAQKEELQKLLQKTEGEALEFTTQQQSLAAENSRLTEALQRETSSLLAAQAELRDLQEKLQGPGNGRPQPRPEEGPAPDRHRHKPERQEAEIRRLRSLLTSVQRDLARAFQKVPPGEGAEGLRTELSGVEQRLARALEGVEGAKPSWRESSKARRGKERAWRRRPEGPEEHGPGHPDDGSGREHKDHHPVHKASKAASDGPHRPRKHQGTKTTKNGEHQRVGRKAKKPAEPSALWEMLAKHQYRVPQGCAGVAECARQEGLAPVQKPTFLLLLQSYLAGLGWAEHYGGLVAALDGFFGSDGAFAHDRLSFVDFLDEVEDALEELAQHLGGSEEEADNFEEVVLRQLGATPGGRFAHRGSGQQHPKERSREGHGHKNGKEGLSRAHG; from the exons ATGGCTGACAATTCGGACTCCCGGGAGTCGGATAACAACAGCTGGGTGATTGCTGGTTCTGAG GCTCTACCTGTAGAAGATCTTGGTTTGGAAGTTTCCGAAGAGGCTGATCTGGCAAAGGACGGCACCCAGG CCTCCGTTGGTGAGAGCGAATTCCCAGCTGAGTGTCCCGATCCGGAAGAAGCCAAATCAAAG GGTCCCGAGGTGACTTTGGAGTGTAGCTCGGAAGAGATCCCCAGCGTTGCCCCAGGCAAGACCCCTGAGCCCACTTCATCATCTCAGCATGCAAAGGAGCTGGGCGGCCATGTTGCCGAGCCAGGATCTACGCCTGCCCCACAGGACACCCTCCTGATCCACAATGCAG GGTCTCTGAGGGAAGAAGCAAATACAACCAGCAGTGAAGAGTCAGTGGCCAAGGAGCTGGATGTGGAAGGCTTACGCCGACGGAAAGGCCGCGACCCGCACCTCGTTGGGCCGGGGGCTTCCCGAGATCGCAGCGGGGACAGCGAAGATGGCGAGCTCCTTCAGAGGAAATGGCTGTTTGGATTTCTGGCTCTTATGGGTTTAGGCTTGCTGGTTGCTTTGG GCGTGATCTTCGACACGGATGAGG GTCCTGTGGACACCTTGAGCACCCGGCTGAGCCCAGACAATGGAGAagcccatccaggcactgacggGAGG TCGGGGGACTTGCAATGCCAAGCGCCATTCCTGGCTGAGTGTTCGGGCTGCTTCCAGTTCCGTTCATTCCTCGCAGCCCGATCCACCTTCTTGGAAGCGTCTCGGGAGCTGACAGACTGGGAGAGCAACAGG TTTGTGGGTTTTGTCGCCCGGCAGGAGCAGCCGGCTTTGCCCTCGCTGGAGTCCCTTGACAACGCCAAACGTCCGCATGCTAAGGCAGCCCTGCTGTTATCAGAGCCCCACAGCGACCCCCAGAGCCTGGACGCCATGGGTCTCTTGCTGGACAAGCTGGCCAAGGAGAACCAGGACATCCGGCTCATGCAAGCTGAACTGCAG GCCCAGAAGGAGGAGTTGCAAAAGCTGCTGCAGAAGACGGAAGGCGAGGCGCTGGAGTTCACCACCCAGCAGCAGAGTTTGGCCGCAGAGAACTCCCGGCTCACGGAGGCGCTGCAGCGGGAGACGTCCTCCCTCCTAGCCGCGCAGGCCGAACTCCGCGATCTCCAGGAGAAGCTGCAGGGCCCAGGCAACGGCAGACCCCAGCCACGCCCGGAAGAGGGACCTGCACCAGACCGCCACCGTCACAAGCCGGAGCGCCAGGAAGCCGAAATCCGGCGGCTGCGCTCCTTGCTGACATCGGTCCAGCGCGACTTAGCGAGAGCCTTCCAGAAAGTTCCACCCGGCGAGGGGGCCGAGGGGCTCCGGACAGAGCTGAGCGGTGTGGAGCAGAGGTTGGCCCGGGCGCTGGAGGGAGTGGAGGGTGCGAAGCCTTCATGGAGAGAGAGCTCCAAAGCCAGGCGGGGCAAGGAAAGAGCCTGGCGCAGGAGGCCCGAGGGCCCGGAGGAGCATGGGCCCGGTCACCCTGACGACGGCTCCGGCAGGGAACACAAAGACCACCACCCTGTCCACAAGGCCTCGAAGGCGGCAAGCGACGGCCCTCACCGTCCCCGGAAACATCAGGGCACCAAGACCACCAAGAACGGGGAGCACCAGCGGGTTGGCCGGAAGGCCAAGAAGCCCGCCGAGCCCAGTGCGTTGTGGGAAATGCTGGCCAAGCACCAGTACCGGGTTCCACAGGGCTGCGCCGGTGTTGCTGAGTGTGCCCGTCAGGAGGGGCTGGCGCCGGTGCAGAAGCCcacctttctgctgctgctgcagagctacctggctgggctgggctgggccgaaCACTACGGAGGCCTGGTGGCGGCGCTGGACGGCTTCTTTGGGAGCGACGGGGCTTTTGCCCACGACCGCCTCAGCTTTGTGGACTTTCTGGATGAGGTGGAGGACGCGCTGGAAGAGCTGGCCCAACACCTGGGGGGCAGCGAAGAAGAAGCAGATAACTTTGAAGAGGTGGTGTTGAGGCAGCTTGGGGCGACCCCCGGGGGCAG ATTTGCACATCGAGGCAGCGGTCAGCAACACCCCAAGGAACGGAGCCGCGAGGGACACGGTCACAAGAACGGCAAGGAGGGCCTCAGCCGGGCCCACGGCTAG